One Kitasatospora sp. MAP12-44 DNA segment encodes these proteins:
- a CDS encoding ATP-binding protein — MKTASFPVPYEWDVEADAAAVPPARRLVVDIARFWQVPLSDDALRDVELCTSELLANAMEHTKARCKVTVRWTGIRLRVEVADSSLRLPDPDTAQDTVTGGRGLMVVAGLSHSWGWEPSGAGKVVWFECAPDQVVTGDERLSVLVRAADIDAAAKVRSSAA, encoded by the coding sequence TTGAAGACAGCATCGTTCCCGGTGCCGTACGAGTGGGATGTTGAGGCTGACGCGGCCGCTGTCCCGCCGGCCCGGCGCTTGGTCGTCGACATCGCGCGGTTCTGGCAGGTGCCGTTGTCGGACGATGCCCTGCGCGATGTCGAGTTGTGCACGAGTGAGCTGCTGGCGAACGCCATGGAGCACACGAAGGCGCGGTGCAAGGTGACGGTGCGTTGGACGGGCATTCGACTGCGGGTGGAGGTCGCGGACAGCAGCCTCCGGCTCCCGGACCCGGATACGGCGCAGGACACCGTGACGGGTGGTCGGGGCCTGATGGTGGTCGCGGGTCTGTCGCACTCGTGGGGCTGGGAGCCGTCCGGGGCCGGGAAGGTCGTCTGGTTCGAGTGCGCCCCGGACCAAGTGGTGACCGGCGACGAGCGCCTGTCCGTACTCGTGCGGGCCGCCGACATCGATGCCGCTGCGAAGGTGCGCTCGTCAGCCGCGTAG
- a CDS encoding cupin domain-containing protein encodes MLDAASWAARLGGESFLVQTLSRSYAVFPGEAADVADLLSWDDMNNILATQRLEAPRLRLSLDGEMVPQYRYSLPVTTRRSVTWHRIQPADLHTQLAEGASLVLDSIEKIHPPIGAAAEALERFLGTLVQVNAYASWTEREGFGTHWDDHDVVVVQVYGSKRWKLYGPTRPAPTFRDVETPEEPQGDPVADVVLTAGDVLYVPRGWWHGVMADQGTESLHLSFGLVTQTGSDLLIWLVDQLRSRFVLRRDVPRFASPREQAAFVEELREKMMTELSDPDLISRWAESVDTTHYGRAVPSLPYVTGLPARAEVSVRLTTPRARLTENRAEGTVTLAAAGTAWDFTEQAAPMLRVLLTGQPATLGSLAATAGLEVKDVASLLTVLIEGQAASVVGTAL; translated from the coding sequence ATGCTTGATGCTGCCTCGTGGGCGGCGCGTCTGGGCGGGGAGTCCTTCCTCGTCCAGACGCTCAGCCGCTCCTACGCCGTCTTCCCGGGTGAGGCCGCCGATGTGGCCGACCTCCTGTCCTGGGACGACATGAACAACATCCTCGCCACCCAGCGCTTGGAGGCCCCGCGGCTTCGGCTGTCGCTGGATGGCGAGATGGTGCCCCAGTACCGGTATTCGCTGCCGGTCACGACCCGACGGTCCGTGACCTGGCACCGCATCCAGCCGGCCGACCTGCACACTCAGCTGGCTGAGGGGGCCTCCCTCGTTCTGGACTCGATCGAGAAGATCCACCCGCCGATCGGGGCCGCCGCTGAGGCCCTGGAACGCTTCCTCGGCACGCTGGTTCAGGTGAACGCTTACGCCTCCTGGACCGAGCGGGAGGGCTTTGGGACCCATTGGGACGACCACGACGTGGTGGTGGTCCAGGTGTACGGATCGAAGCGTTGGAAGCTGTACGGGCCCACCCGGCCCGCGCCGACGTTCCGGGACGTGGAGACCCCGGAGGAGCCGCAGGGCGATCCGGTGGCCGATGTGGTCCTGACGGCTGGTGACGTGCTCTACGTGCCGCGCGGCTGGTGGCACGGGGTCATGGCGGATCAAGGAACAGAGTCCCTGCACCTGTCGTTCGGCCTGGTGACCCAGACCGGGTCTGACTTGCTGATCTGGCTGGTCGATCAGCTTCGCTCGCGCTTCGTTCTCCGCCGTGACGTACCCCGGTTCGCCTCACCGCGCGAACAGGCCGCGTTCGTGGAGGAGTTGCGCGAAAAGATGATGACCGAGCTGTCGGATCCGGATCTGATCAGCCGGTGGGCGGAGTCGGTGGACACCACCCACTACGGCCGCGCGGTCCCCTCGCTGCCCTATGTCACCGGCCTGCCCGCTCGCGCGGAGGTGTCGGTGCGCCTGACCACTCCTCGGGCGCGGCTCACGGAGAACCGGGCCGAGGGCACGGTGACCCTCGCAGCGGCGGGAACTGCGTGGGACTTCACCGAACAGGCTGCTCCGATGCTCCGGGTCCTGCTCACTGGGCAGCCGGCCACACTCGGTTCGCTGGCCGCGACAGCCGGACTTGAGGTCAAGGACGTGGCGTCGCTGCTCACGGTCCTCATCGAGGGCCAGGCGGCTTCCGTCGTCGGGACGGCGCTGTGA
- a CDS encoding aldo/keto reductase: protein MRVVSQAARTALAAGALWVDTAPNYAHGLAHQELAPVLEEYPQARVATKTGFHTPAQGRAAVVAGVLTDESAAVGHSLASAFVRWQTENSLHVLGRADLVFVHNPERVWHDHGRDECHAQLRSAFAELESLAHNGRIRGYGIATWSGFTSGAFTVAELLRLAEEAAGSSHHHFSGLQLPVSLVMADPISQALDSGGPLFHARAAGVTTFGSAPLHGGELPDLMTPELVEFIRPGLSTPAAALLVAASCPALDVVLVSASSPEHWHDAARVLADPLAADRLRKVIDALATG, encoded by the coding sequence GTGCGCGTCGTCAGCCAGGCGGCGCGCACCGCCCTCGCCGCCGGTGCGCTGTGGGTGGACACGGCCCCGAACTACGCGCATGGGTTGGCCCACCAGGAGCTGGCTCCTGTGCTTGAGGAGTACCCGCAGGCGCGGGTGGCGACCAAGACCGGCTTTCACACCCCTGCTCAGGGGCGGGCGGCTGTCGTTGCGGGTGTGCTGACCGACGAGAGCGCGGCCGTCGGCCACAGCTTGGCGTCTGCCTTCGTGCGCTGGCAGACAGAGAACTCCCTGCACGTCCTTGGCCGAGCCGACCTGGTGTTCGTCCACAACCCCGAACGCGTCTGGCACGATCACGGCCGGGATGAGTGCCACGCCCAACTGCGCTCGGCCTTCGCAGAATTGGAGAGCCTCGCGCACAACGGCCGAATCCGGGGCTATGGCATCGCCACCTGGTCCGGATTCACCTCCGGTGCGTTCACCGTCGCGGAGCTGCTGCGCCTGGCGGAGGAAGCCGCCGGCTCCTCCCATCACCACTTCAGCGGCCTGCAACTCCCTGTGAGCCTGGTGATGGCCGACCCCATAAGCCAAGCCCTCGACAGTGGCGGTCCGCTCTTCCACGCGCGCGCTGCCGGGGTGACAACCTTCGGCTCGGCGCCGCTGCACGGCGGTGAACTTCCCGACCTGATGACACCCGAACTGGTGGAGTTCATCCGGCCCGGCCTTTCAACCCCGGCCGCCGCTCTGCTGGTAGCGGCCTCATGCCCAGCCCTGGACGTGGTTCTGGTCTCGGCGAGCAGCCCGGAACACTGGCACGATGCTGCCCGTGTGCTGGCCGACCCGCTGGCCGCCGACCGACTCAGGAAGGTGATCGATGCACTCGCCACCGGATGA
- a CDS encoding helix-turn-helix transcriptional regulator, protein MADLTADITPEQRERIDAIKLGLVDAERGHELSALRKSQGLTQAQVAAAMGVTQGRVSQIERGTARLDTATMAAYLHAIGGELTIMATVGKLSVRL, encoded by the coding sequence ATGGCCGATCTGACGGCCGATATCACTCCAGAACAGCGCGAGCGGATTGACGCGATTAAGCTGGGACTGGTCGACGCCGAGCGCGGGCATGAGCTTTCCGCCCTTCGTAAGTCCCAGGGCCTCACTCAGGCACAGGTCGCCGCCGCGATGGGTGTCACTCAGGGCCGGGTCAGCCAGATCGAGCGTGGTACCGCTCGTCTCGATACCGCCACTATGGCGGCGTACTTGCATGCCATCGGCGGTGAACTGACGATAATGGCCACGGTGGGCAAGCTCTCTGTGCGGCTGTAG
- a CDS encoding VOC family protein, with protein MSILRVKALDHLVLNVEDVERSLAFYTGLLGLEPVRAADWRAGQAPFPSVRVTPETIIDLVAGPRGESNVDHICLTVEPLDWQEVIDSGVFTILDGPATRYGARGNATSVYVQDPDGNTVELRWYPQDTTS; from the coding sequence ATGAGCATCCTGCGCGTGAAGGCCCTCGACCACCTGGTCCTCAACGTCGAGGACGTGGAACGCTCCCTGGCCTTCTACACCGGCCTGCTCGGCCTGGAACCCGTACGCGCCGCCGACTGGCGGGCCGGCCAGGCCCCGTTCCCCTCCGTCCGGGTCACCCCCGAGACCATCATCGACCTGGTCGCCGGCCCGCGGGGCGAGTCCAACGTCGACCACATCTGCCTCACCGTGGAGCCGCTGGACTGGCAGGAGGTCATCGACTCGGGCGTCTTCACCATTCTCGACGGCCCCGCCACCCGCTACGGCGCACGCGGCAACGCAACGTCCGTCTACGTCCAGGACCCGGACGGCAACACCGTCGAACTCCGCTGGTACCCACAGGACACCACCAGCTGA
- a CDS encoding DUF885 domain-containing protein → MADETTTSRSIADGYLDQVVALDPLLATRLGVCPGDERQVDLSPEGFEARAGLARAALGALDAVAGAGADADGCGRLLRERLEAELAGHEAGDHLRQLRNIASPVQSVREIFTLMPTATEDDWATVAGRLRNVAGALGGYRTTLGEGMARGLLAAPRQAAAVAEQLEAWTSGAGWFADFTAGGPERLRPELEAAARQATAAVAGFRDWLRECYLPAAEGTADGVGRERYLRAARQLTGADLDLDEAYGWAWSEFHRMNAEMRAEAERVLPGAGPLAAMHHLDAHGHAVKGEEGIRAWLQQLMDEAIEALDGRHFDIAGPIRAVESCIAPPGSAAAPYYSSPSLDFSRPGRTYLPTLGREAFPTWQLVSTWYHEGVPGHHLQLAQWNLVADRLSRYQVSLGKVSANVEGWALYAERLMDDLGFFAEPAHRLGFLDEQMLRTIRVIIDIGMHLGLAVPADSGFHPGERWTPALAAEFLATYNGSPAELRSSEIDRYLGWPGQAIGYKLGERAWLQGREAARRRQGAAFDLKSWHMKVLSQGSFGLDDLAGNLAGL, encoded by the coding sequence ATGGCAGATGAAACGACCACCTCGCGCAGCATCGCCGACGGCTACCTCGACCAGGTGGTCGCCCTGGACCCCTTGCTCGCCACCAGGTTGGGGGTGTGTCCGGGGGACGAGCGGCAGGTGGACCTCTCGCCGGAGGGGTTCGAGGCTCGGGCCGGGCTGGCGCGGGCGGCGCTCGGCGCGCTGGACGCGGTGGCGGGCGCGGGCGCGGACGCCGACGGGTGCGGGCGGCTGCTGCGGGAGCGGCTGGAGGCGGAGCTGGCCGGGCACGAGGCCGGCGACCACCTGCGGCAGCTGCGGAATATCGCCTCGCCGGTGCAGTCGGTGCGGGAGATCTTCACCCTGATGCCGACGGCCACCGAGGACGACTGGGCGACGGTGGCCGGCCGTCTGCGCAACGTGGCCGGGGCGCTGGGCGGTTATCGGACGACGCTGGGCGAGGGGATGGCGCGCGGACTGCTCGCCGCGCCCCGGCAGGCGGCCGCGGTGGCGGAGCAGTTGGAGGCATGGACCAGCGGAGCGGGTTGGTTCGCGGACTTCACCGCAGGCGGGCCCGAGCGGCTGCGGCCGGAGCTGGAAGCGGCTGCGCGCCAGGCGACCGCCGCGGTGGCCGGGTTCCGCGACTGGCTGCGTGAGTGCTACCTCCCGGCGGCCGAGGGCACCGCGGACGGCGTGGGCCGCGAGCGCTACCTGCGGGCCGCCCGCCAGCTCACCGGCGCGGACCTGGACCTGGACGAGGCGTACGGCTGGGCCTGGAGCGAGTTCCACCGGATGAACGCCGAGATGCGGGCGGAGGCCGAGCGGGTGCTGCCCGGCGCGGGCCCGCTCGCCGCGATGCACCACCTCGACGCGCACGGCCACGCGGTCAAGGGCGAGGAGGGCATCCGGGCCTGGCTGCAGCAGCTGATGGACGAGGCGATCGAGGCGCTCGACGGCCGGCACTTCGACATCGCCGGGCCGATCCGTGCCGTCGAGTCGTGCATCGCCCCGCCGGGCAGCGCCGCAGCGCCGTACTACTCAAGCCCCAGCCTGGACTTCAGCCGGCCGGGCCGCACCTACCTGCCGACGCTGGGCCGGGAGGCCTTCCCGACCTGGCAGCTGGTCAGCACCTGGTACCACGAGGGCGTGCCCGGCCATCACCTCCAGCTCGCCCAGTGGAACCTGGTCGCCGACCGGCTCAGCCGCTACCAGGTGAGCCTGGGCAAGGTCAGCGCCAACGTCGAGGGCTGGGCGCTGTATGCCGAGCGGCTGATGGACGACCTGGGCTTCTTCGCCGAACCGGCCCATCGGCTGGGCTTCCTGGACGAGCAGATGCTGCGCACCATCCGGGTGATCATCGACATCGGCATGCACCTGGGCCTGGCCGTCCCGGCGGACTCCGGTTTCCACCCGGGCGAGCGCTGGACTCCGGCGCTGGCCGCGGAGTTCCTGGCGACCTACAACGGCAGCCCGGCCGAGCTGCGGTCCAGCGAGATCGACCGCTACCTCGGCTGGCCGGGCCAGGCGATCGGCTACAAGCTCGGCGAACGCGCCTGGCTGCAGGGCCGGGAGGCCGCCCGGCGCCGCCAGGGCGCCGCGTTCGACCTCAAGTCCTGGCACATGAAGGTGCTTTCGCAGGGCTCCTTCGGCCTGGACGACCTGGCCGGCAACCTCGCCGGACTGTAG
- a CDS encoding GNAT family N-acetyltransferase, with amino-acid sequence MELTMMDIAPGDRALQSDVAPLIRSLRPGLSPAGFAAFAAEAYGQGLVFTAAYDERGRCVAVAGHRMLATSRGRVLFIDDLVTDPQVRSGGIGSRLLAELEARARESGCVRVELDSGVSNHGAHRFYHARRMAIVALHFAHDLGH; translated from the coding sequence GTGGAGCTGACCATGATGGACATCGCGCCGGGCGACCGCGCGCTGCAGAGCGACGTCGCGCCGCTGATCCGCTCACTGCGGCCGGGGCTGAGCCCGGCCGGCTTCGCCGCGTTCGCCGCGGAGGCGTACGGCCAGGGGCTGGTGTTCACGGCGGCCTACGACGAGCGCGGGCGCTGCGTGGCGGTGGCCGGGCACCGGATGCTGGCCACCAGCCGCGGCCGGGTGCTGTTCATCGACGACCTGGTCACCGACCCGCAGGTCCGCTCCGGCGGGATCGGCAGCAGGCTGCTGGCGGAGCTGGAGGCCCGCGCGCGGGAGTCCGGGTGCGTCCGGGTCGAGCTGGACTCCGGGGTGTCCAACCACGGGGCGCACCGTTTCTACCACGCACGGCGGATGGCGATCGTCGCGCTGCACTTCGCGCACGACCTGGGTCATTAG
- a CDS encoding metallophosphoesterase has product MTPEDRFPGPELPHSGPHPHQDLDVLPYGSYHEPNPQQEYQVSPGEQAGGNDATYSGYGGARYLEQHWPVAGHEAPQEPSQASQGHSMDRAMDHDDPPTIELGPPLTEDNPYAVPYQPVEEPGPIGPLYVVGDVHGYLDELRAELHRQGLIDAESHWSAGRARVWFLGDFTDRGPDGIGVIDLVMQLAAEAAAAGGYCRALMGNHELLFLGAHRYGDEPVQSTAGTASFRAAWLLNGGQQHDLERLEGHHISWLSRLPAIALEDDHLLLHSDTTSYLEYGASIDEVNDAVHDLLADEGADEWWDAFRRFTKRFAFRGPGGPVAAGELLGTYGGHRVVHGHSPIPYLTGEANNDSGERPYVPGPYIYADELAVAMDGGVTMEGRLLVARLPLD; this is encoded by the coding sequence ATGACACCCGAGGACCGCTTCCCCGGGCCTGAACTGCCCCACTCAGGCCCCCACCCGCACCAGGACCTCGACGTGCTTCCGTACGGTTCGTATCACGAGCCCAATCCCCAGCAGGAGTACCAGGTTTCGCCCGGCGAGCAGGCCGGCGGGAACGACGCCACCTACAGCGGGTACGGTGGCGCGCGCTACCTGGAGCAGCACTGGCCGGTGGCCGGGCACGAGGCACCGCAGGAGCCCTCCCAGGCCTCCCAGGGCCACTCTATGGACCGCGCGATGGACCACGACGACCCGCCGACCATCGAGCTGGGTCCGCCGCTGACCGAGGACAACCCCTACGCGGTCCCCTACCAGCCGGTCGAGGAGCCGGGCCCGATCGGCCCGCTCTACGTGGTCGGCGACGTGCACGGCTACCTCGACGAGCTGCGCGCCGAGCTGCACCGGCAGGGCCTGATCGACGCCGAGAGCCACTGGTCGGCCGGCCGCGCCCGGGTCTGGTTCCTCGGCGACTTCACCGACCGCGGGCCTGACGGCATCGGTGTGATCGACCTGGTGATGCAGCTGGCCGCCGAGGCCGCCGCCGCCGGCGGGTACTGCCGGGCCCTGATGGGCAATCACGAACTGCTCTTCCTGGGCGCCCACCGCTACGGCGACGAGCCCGTCCAGTCCACCGCCGGGACCGCCTCGTTCCGCGCCGCCTGGCTGCTCAACGGCGGCCAGCAGCACGACCTGGAGCGCCTGGAGGGCCACCACATCAGCTGGCTCTCCCGGCTGCCCGCGATCGCGCTGGAGGACGACCACCTGCTGCTGCACTCGGACACCACGTCGTACCTGGAGTACGGCGCGTCCATCGACGAGGTCAACGACGCCGTCCACGACCTGCTCGCCGACGAGGGCGCTGACGAGTGGTGGGACGCCTTCCGGCGGTTCACCAAGCGCTTCGCGTTCCGCGGCCCGGGCGGTCCGGTGGCTGCCGGCGAGCTGCTCGGGACCTACGGCGGGCACCGGGTGGTGCACGGGCACAGCCCGATCCCGTACCTCACCGGCGAGGCCAACAACGACAGCGGCGAGCGCCCGTACGTGCCCGGGCCGTACATCTATGCGGACGAGCTGGCCGTCGCGATGGACGGCGGGGTCACCATGGAGGGCCGGCTGCTGGTGGCCCGGCTGCCGCTGGACTGA
- a CDS encoding LacI family DNA-binding transcriptional regulator, whose amino-acid sequence MTAAANQSGRRPTTSRRLERAGIRDVAAAAGVSITTVSDALNGKGRLPDETRSRVREVAERLGYRPSAAARTLRTGRSGLIGLTVTTYGEEPFTFTEFAYFAEMARAATSAALGRGYALVVLPASSRHDVWSNVALDGTVVIDPADQDPLVSELYRSGVPVVSDGKPGNCPVTAWVDNDHEAAVLGILEHLSEAGARRIGLLTGTSTDTYTRLSTDAYLGWCDRVGQEPVYEAYPAHDPAAGAVAADRLLARPDRPDAVYGLFDPNGTDLLAAARRYGLRVPEDLLLVCCSESDVYAGTEPPITTLSLKPRRIGTTVVNLLIDAIEGVDSGTGVDIARLFPPRYRTAGTGPPPGTLMPTELIVRASSQRRSPRTTVSPPRPPGEV is encoded by the coding sequence ATGACAGCAGCAGCCAACCAGAGCGGTCGGCGACCCACCACCTCACGACGTCTGGAGCGGGCCGGCATCCGGGACGTGGCAGCAGCCGCCGGAGTGTCCATCACCACCGTCTCCGACGCCCTGAACGGGAAGGGCCGCCTGCCCGACGAAACCCGCAGCCGGGTGCGCGAGGTCGCCGAGCGCCTCGGCTACCGGCCGTCCGCCGCCGCCCGGACGCTGCGCACCGGCCGGTCCGGACTGATCGGACTGACCGTCACCACCTACGGCGAGGAGCCGTTCACCTTCACCGAGTTCGCCTACTTCGCCGAAATGGCCCGCGCGGCCACCAGCGCGGCGCTGGGCCGCGGCTACGCGCTGGTCGTACTGCCCGCCTCCTCCCGGCACGACGTGTGGAGCAACGTCGCGCTGGACGGCACCGTGGTGATCGACCCCGCCGACCAGGACCCCCTGGTCAGCGAGCTGTACCGATCCGGCGTGCCGGTGGTCAGCGACGGCAAACCGGGCAACTGCCCGGTCACCGCCTGGGTCGACAACGACCACGAGGCCGCCGTGCTCGGCATCCTGGAACACCTCAGCGAGGCCGGCGCCCGCCGGATCGGCCTGCTCACCGGCACCAGCACCGACACCTACACCCGGCTCTCCACCGACGCCTACCTCGGCTGGTGCGACCGGGTTGGCCAGGAGCCGGTGTACGAGGCCTACCCCGCGCACGATCCGGCCGCCGGCGCGGTCGCCGCCGACCGGCTGCTCGCCCGCCCCGACCGGCCGGACGCCGTCTACGGGCTCTTCGACCCCAACGGCACCGACCTGCTCGCCGCCGCGCGCCGCTACGGCCTGCGGGTCCCCGAGGACCTGCTGCTGGTCTGCTGCAGCGAGAGCGACGTCTACGCCGGCACCGAGCCGCCGATCACCACCCTCTCGCTCAAACCGCGCCGGATCGGAACCACCGTCGTCAACCTGCTGATCGACGCGATCGAGGGGGTCGACTCGGGCACCGGGGTCGACATCGCCAGACTCTTCCCGCCGCGCTACCGGACCGCCGGGACCGGACCGCCGCCCGGCACCCTGATGCCCACCGAACTGATCGTCCGGGCCTCCTCACAGCGGCGCAGCCCCCGAACCACCGTCAGCCCACCGCGCCCGCCGGGCGAGGTCTAG
- the hisC gene encoding histidinol-phosphate transaminase — MSGTAAQGPRLRPSLDGIPTYKPGKPAGAEAFKLSSNENPYEPLPGVLEAALAAAGSFNRYPDMAVGELTAELAQRFGVPAEHLATGPGSVGVAQSLVLSTAGPGDEVIFAWRSFEAYPIITQVAGATPVAVPLTAGEEHDLDAMLAAITPRTRLIFVCNPNNPTGTAIRRPELERFLDAVPGDILVVVDEAYREFLRDELVPDGVELYRERPNVCVLRTFSKAYGLAGLRIGFAIAHEPVATALRKTALPFGVSQLAQDAAVASLRAEEALMVRVEALVGERTRVAGALAEQGWTLAESQANFVWLRLGERTLDFAAACAAAGVIVRPFPGEGVRVTIGEVAANDLFLATAEAFRKEF; from the coding sequence GTGAGCGGTACGGCAGCGCAGGGCCCGCGGCTTCGCCCGAGCCTCGATGGCATCCCCACCTACAAGCCCGGCAAGCCCGCCGGCGCCGAGGCCTTCAAGTTGTCCTCCAACGAGAACCCGTACGAGCCGCTGCCCGGCGTGCTGGAGGCCGCGCTCGCGGCGGCCGGCTCGTTCAACCGCTACCCGGACATGGCGGTCGGCGAGCTGACCGCCGAGCTGGCGCAGCGCTTCGGCGTGCCCGCCGAGCACCTCGCCACCGGCCCCGGCTCGGTCGGCGTCGCCCAGTCGCTGGTGCTCTCCACGGCCGGTCCGGGCGACGAGGTGATCTTCGCCTGGCGCTCCTTCGAGGCCTACCCGATCATCACCCAGGTGGCCGGTGCGACCCCGGTGGCGGTGCCGCTGACCGCGGGGGAGGAGCACGACCTCGACGCGATGCTCGCCGCGATCACCCCGCGGACCCGGCTGATCTTCGTCTGCAACCCGAACAACCCGACCGGCACGGCGATCCGCCGCCCGGAGCTGGAGCGCTTCCTGGACGCCGTCCCCGGCGACATCCTGGTGGTCGTCGACGAGGCCTACCGCGAGTTCCTGCGCGACGAGCTGGTCCCGGACGGCGTCGAGCTCTACCGCGAGCGTCCCAACGTCTGCGTGCTGCGCACCTTCTCCAAGGCGTACGGCCTGGCCGGGCTGCGGATCGGGTTCGCGATCGCGCACGAGCCGGTGGCCACCGCGCTGCGCAAGACGGCCCTCCCGTTCGGCGTCAGCCAGCTCGCCCAGGACGCGGCGGTGGCCTCGCTGCGCGCCGAGGAGGCGCTGATGGTGCGGGTGGAGGCGCTGGTCGGCGAGCGCACCCGGGTGGCCGGCGCGCTGGCCGAGCAGGGCTGGACGCTCGCCGAGTCGCAGGCCAACTTCGTCTGGCTGCGGCTGGGCGAGCGCACCCTCGACTTCGCCGCCGCGTGCGCCGCGGCGGGCGTCATCGTCCGGCCGTTCCCCGGCGAGGGCGTCCGGGTGACGATCGGCGAGGTGGCGGCCAACGACCTCTTCCTCGCCACCGCCGAGGCGTTCCGCAAGGAGTTCTGA
- a CDS encoding biotin/lipoyl-binding protein — MALLAGGALAYSTVNSSSAAASKPTTRSATVTKGTVLATVSGSGALSSPSDAGQNFVTGGKLTAVKVSVGDTVTQGEVLATVDTTDAQQQVNTAQNNVTTAQASLTTAEANLTKAQAGVTTTTTKQASFVTPNTTSGASSAPSTGRTGGSTGGTGGGASTGGAVSGNAANATGGNSSNSSNSTPVPLATVTTTTVDPDAVAQAQQQVVQAQAQLNSAQIALTNAQTALAGTTLVASEGGTVASISNKVGDTVAGTTDSSSSSGGGASSSTSKTSTSSSTSTTPTGFIVLTNPTGMQVTADFSELDSLKLKKGEAATVTLNAQSSTVLNATVLSVSSLPVSSGSGAASSSAVQYAATLQINGDTSTLRTGLSATISVVTGEADNALSVPAAALSGTGTTRTATLVKPDGTTSRVSVTVGVVGDTTVQVVSGLNAGDKVQIASATAGSGTGFPSGAFPGLGGGAGGGFGGGGAGGGGGGRAGGGGGGGGSTKGGS; from the coding sequence GTGGCCCTCCTCGCCGGAGGTGCCCTGGCGTACAGCACCGTGAACAGCAGCAGTGCTGCCGCCAGTAAGCCGACCACGCGCAGCGCCACCGTGACCAAGGGCACGGTCCTGGCCACCGTGTCCGGATCCGGTGCCCTCTCCTCCCCGTCAGACGCAGGCCAGAACTTCGTGACCGGTGGCAAGCTCACCGCCGTCAAGGTGTCGGTGGGTGACACGGTGACGCAGGGCGAGGTGCTCGCCACCGTCGACACCACCGACGCCCAGCAGCAGGTGAACACCGCGCAGAACAACGTGACCACCGCCCAGGCCTCGCTGACCACGGCGGAGGCCAACCTCACCAAGGCGCAGGCCGGGGTCACCACGACCACGACCAAGCAGGCCTCGTTCGTCACCCCGAACACCACCTCGGGAGCCTCGTCGGCGCCGTCCACCGGGCGCACCGGCGGCAGCACCGGCGGCACCGGCGGCGGCGCCTCCACCGGCGGCGCGGTGAGCGGCAACGCCGCCAACGCCACCGGCGGTAACAGCTCCAACAGCTCCAACAGCACGCCCGTCCCGCTGGCCACCGTCACCACCACCACCGTCGACCCCGACGCGGTGGCCCAGGCGCAGCAGCAGGTGGTGCAGGCCCAGGCGCAGCTCAACTCGGCCCAGATCGCGCTGACCAACGCCCAGACGGCGCTGGCCGGTACGACCCTGGTCGCCTCGGAGGGCGGCACCGTCGCCTCCATCTCCAACAAGGTCGGCGACACCGTCGCCGGCACCACCGACTCGTCCAGCTCCTCGGGCGGCGGCGCCAGCAGCTCCACCAGCAAGACCAGCACCAGCAGCTCCACCTCCACCACCCCGACCGGCTTCATCGTGCTCACCAACCCGACCGGGATGCAGGTGACCGCGGACTTCTCCGAGCTCGACTCGCTGAAGCTGAAGAAGGGCGAGGCGGCCACCGTCACGCTCAACGCGCAGTCCAGCACCGTCCTCAACGCGACGGTGCTGTCGGTCAGTTCGCTGCCGGTTTCGAGCGGCTCGGGCGCTGCCTCCAGCTCGGCCGTGCAGTACGCCGCGACGCTCCAGATCAACGGTGACACCAGCACGCTGCGCACCGGCCTGAGCGCCACCATCTCGGTGGTCACCGGCGAGGCCGACAACGCGCTCTCCGTTCCGGCGGCGGCGCTCTCCGGCACCGGCACCACGCGCACCGCGACCCTGGTCAAGCCGGACGGCACCACCTCCCGGGTGAGCGTCACCGTCGGCGTGGTGGGCGACACCACCGTGCAGGTCGTCTCCGGCCTCAACGCCGGTGACAAGGTGCAGATCGCCTCGGCCACGGCCGGCAGCGGCACCGGCTTCCCGAGCGGCGCCTTCCCGGGCCTCGGCGGCGGAGCCGGTGGCGGCTTCGGCGGCGGTGGCGCCGGCGGTGGCGGCGGCGGTCGTGCCGGCGGTGGCGGCGGTGGCGGCGGCAGCACCAAGGGCGGCAGCTGA